The Chanodichthys erythropterus isolate Z2021 chromosome 12, ASM2448905v1, whole genome shotgun sequence genome contains a region encoding:
- the si:ch211-132g1.1 gene encoding T-cell surface antigen CD2, with the protein MSCQHNLLFLLLCGFAALSVSVKICEKELLVETSCIIKLTSENNGKPAEIKWTHDRNGKILAWRDGDIKTKVKGVSKEEDGSLRIESVSLKDTGTYTYIVSSSDGTEIGKGNWEIKVYEKAPKPVVKIENCNTTATLTCNTGNRKDLTVSWFEEDKPILKDKNTLLLTPTQLQGNKRYSCEARNPVSKDKSESIPVSCAGPGLTKLFGFDFWLMVGILAGGGALLLLLICVLVICACRSCHQRTKRIQDEEEFRLADLTPAPTGTNRSKQTARGQPAPPIPQEDPMPCNPSPETPPRTQNQPKAQIRARPPPPPQDDDEEDPPPLPRPRNKQHRTKRNQEPYRPME; encoded by the exons ATGAGCTGCCAACACAATCTGTTATTTTTACTCCTCTGTGGCTTCGCTGCACTCTCTG tCTCAGTAAAGATATGTGAGAAAGAACTACTAGTGGAAACATCCTGCATCATAAAGCTGACATCAGAAAACAATGGGAAACCTGCTGAGATAAAATGGACCCATGACAGAAATGGCAAAATTCTTGCCTGGAGAGATGGGGATATCAAAACAAAAGTTAAAGGTGTTTCTAAGGAAGAAGATGGATCATTAAGAATTGAAAGTGTTAGTCTGAAGGACACAGGCACATATACTTACATCGTTTCTAGTTCTGATGGTACAGAGATTGGTAAAGGAAATTGGGAAATTAAAGTATATG AAAAGGCCCCTAAACCTGTTGTGAAGATTGAGAACTGCAACACCACCGCTACTCTCACCTGTAACACGGGAAACAGAAAAGATCTGACTGTATCCTGGTTTGAAGAAGACAAACCCATCCTGAAGGATAAAAACACACTGTTATTAACACCTACTCAATTACAGGGGAATAAACGGTACTCATGCGAGGCACGCAATCCTGTCAGCAAAGATAAAAGTGAGAGTATTCCAGTATCAt GTGCTGGCCCAGGTCTTACTAAACTCTTTGGCTTTGATTTCTGGCTCATGGTGGGCATCCTAGCCGGCGGAGGAGCTCTTCTACTGCTGCTGATCTGTGTTCTCGTCATCTGTGCATGTCGAAGCTGTCATCAACGCACAAAGCGCATACAAG ATGAAGAAGAGTTCAGGCTAGCAGATCTTACCCCAGCACCTACCGGTACAAACAGATCCAAACAGACCGCTAGGGGGCAACCAGCGCCCCCCATCCCACAAGAAGACCCCATGCCCTGCAACCCATCTCCGGAAACCCCACCTCGAACCCAAAATCAACCCAAAGCCCAGATCCGTGCTAGACCCCCACCACCGCCTCAGGACGACGATGAGGAAGATCCGCCTCCTTTACCTCGCCCGAGGAACAAACAGCACCGAACCAAGAGAAATCAAGAGCCGTACCGACCAATGGAATGA